AGCACCTGTAGTTAAGCTAGATGTTTCAATATTTACTTGGTTTGCCTTATAAGACTCCTCAAATAATAAGCTACCATTCATGCTATATACTTTAATAGGGTTACCCATTTAAGTCTCGTGTAATTTAATCGAAGCGTAAGCAATCGG
This genomic window from Lentimicrobium sp. L6 contains:
- a CDS encoding T9SS type A sorting domain-containing protein, producing the protein MGNPIKVYSMNGSLLFEESYKANQVNIETSSLTTGAYMLVLETKRETIRRKLIIK